The segment CGCCCACGGCTCCAACACCCTCATCAAATTCGCGGATGACACAACCGTTGTTGGACTGATCAGCAACAACGACGAGGCACCATACAGGGAGGAGGTCCAGGCGCTGGcaggctgctgcagtgacaaCCACCTCAATCTCAACACCAGGAAGACAAAGGAAATCTCACTGCACTCAGGCCTGAGCATCAatggggaggaggtggagcatGTCACAAACTTCAAGTTTCTCGGACAGCACATCTCAGTGGCTAAATAACACCACTCACATTATCAAAAAGGCCCAGCAGTGACTCTTTTTTCTGAGAATGCTGAGGAGGAATAAACTCCCTCCACCTCTGCTGAGGAACCTCTACCACTGCACCATTGTAAGAAAGTCTATTGGAGCAACCAATCAGAAGACTCGACTGCATCACGTGATCAAAGAGAATTCCTGAATCTGCGGGACTTTAAGTTTCTCTTTCCTGCCGTCGAGAGAGTGGTGCGGTCATATTAATATTCTTAAGCTGTTTTGGTTATGTGAAATTGGTGTTCGTGCGTCCATGAGGATAGAACCACATACACCTACACATACCAACTGACTTTCACCTACACCTGTAACCTGGCAACCACTGTATCTGCACCCATGGTACTATAAGGTGCTTTGGATGGAGCCACTCACTAAATGATGGCTGTTATATACCTGTACGAGGCCTGAGAAGCATCCAGCAGTGAAAACTTGTACAGAGGAGGCAGATTTGCCTTGGCTGCGGTCAGTTCGCTCAGACTGAGAGAGATAATCCAAAGCATTGCTGTAGGAACCAAAGACAATGGAGTTGATGATGCCGGTCGTGAGGACAGGAAATGCCATGCCCTTGAAGAATCCATGTACCTGCAGCAACATATACAATGAGTGGAAAAATTAACACAAATTATGTATTATCATAACAAGCCCATTTTAAGCTAATGGCACTCATGCTGCAATAGagatgcaatatatatataatatatattataatatataactTGAAAAACATGCATCCAAGTAAAACCTACCCCTTCATGAGAGTATGTTTGTGCCACACAGTGAAATAACCCTTTGTATATAGACTGGGCTTGCAGACGCACCTAGAGATGAAATATATGATTCATGAGATGTAAGGGAAAAACTGATGTTATGTCTTAGTGATGATTACAGGTTTCACAGGGTCACCCAACCTTCACAGTGTCTATCGGATGTCCGACAGCTAATCCCAGTGCACCTAGGGcaacagacaagaacagagcACTTGAGAGATATCCAAATATCTTATCAATAtatgataatagtaataacaataatataataataattcatatttaATGTAGTCACAAACACAAGATGTGTTAATAGTACCTGAAATGCTTCCAGCTACGAATTCCAAAAAAGGCATGACTTATAGGGTTTCACAGCCTGGAAAGACAGAGCGAGGTATTCTGAATGGTGAGGCGAACCTGACCCTGTTGGCCACATTGTGTAAGTTTACAACCACTACGCCAGGACAGTTAATATATGACTGCCAGAGAGGAAGATAATGGATAAGGAAAGAATCCTGAAAGCAGAACTGACAATTATGCAGAAGTGTTACATGAAAAAGTGTTTATTCAATTTCATGAAACACATCAGTGTCAATCAAAGTGTTGTAAAGACACACTTATCAACTGCTGGCAAACCTGCATAACAAGACACGGTGCAATCAtgccatttccttttttctaaTCTCAGTGTGTCTCAAATATGGAGAGCCTCATATAGTGCCATGCAATACCAAGACAAGCTCTCTGAAGTGGGAACAAACACATAAAGACAGCACTAAGGGACAACTGGGTGAAACCCACTTAAAAATGGTTTTATATGGTTTGACACTTGCAAGTTAGAAGCCTCCAACAGGACGGATTGTCCTGCTCACATTTTAGGATtatgattaatttaaaaatgtgtctgGATTCAGGTGGAATCTGGCTTATTAGAAAGTCAATTCTTTCATCTGACTGGTATTTTATCTGAAATTTTATTGGCAACATTTGCTGAGCAGCAATAGGTGGAAAATGTTCAGTAAGAAAAACTGGCCTACCTTTTCGAAGTGTCACCTCATCACTGGAACATGaataatgataaatataaaCTTGCCGCTCCTGCACAGTGCAAACTCTCTGGCACTGATCTTTGTCTTACTTCACCTCAGATCTCAGCGACTCGCTGTGAGCAGTGTCAGGTCAGCAAAGGCAAGAAAATAGCATTTCCTGTTTGACAATGctcttattttcaaaataaacatcaccagaaacacattttaaaaatattttagacAACACTTTATTTTAGGGCACACTTGGCCATTAATTAGGTATCTATTTAGGCATCATTGTATTCAGGATTAATGGCTCTTAATAATTCTGCTCCAATGGCCAAAAAAGTTAGATTTTATCActgattttgtctttgttttttgattttaacttgttttattttgttcgagtgtctttctttttattgtaGTTGTGCAATctgatttaattttaatgtccaaatttgtcttaatttgtcttaattttatttttttttatgtttcatctgtcattgtgcagcactttgggcaACGCTTCACTGTAGttaaatgcaatgcaaataatctgacttgacttgacaaccTGTTTATCAGTGTATTAGTAAATTATTAGTTCTGTAAAAGTCATTATTTTCTACTTATAAGCATCTCATTTCACATGCCTTATTCTATGCACtacaaagaattttttttctcaataagCGTGTAATTAATGCTTACTAATGGATAACAAGTAACTATGGGAACAACTAATTTGGGCATTTGAAATGTTTACCTAACATTTCTTATTTTGACAGGACAGGCCTGAGGACAAttgctgacaaaaacaaatccaccaaaataaagtaacaaaataaataaaatggatcaatacaaagaatattagaagtttttttttttttttttttttttttttttgcatagtcTATAAGagcaataaaaatcaaatgtactaaaatatatctatagaaCATGTACACAACCTTTGCATACTTtgtatgtataatgaaatatgtcTGCAAAGTATCTATAGATATTGTATATGTATAATTTAAGTCTGATTTCCATGTGGCACTGATGTATGATGGAACCTGTGCATATGTCCATAAAAGTGTTGCTGAGTAAGCGCTAACACTCAAtcagtttttttctgcagtggttttattttgaaagcgaAATGGCTTGACTTCCGCCCCTGTTGCTGTCCCGTGTTCTGCCTCAGCTGAGCCGAGGGAGCTCTGCTCCAACTGCAGCTACACAAACACGGACTCCGCTGTAGGAAGTCAAGGTACCGTTCACACTTGGAGCCGTTTCCTCCTCACTGACTCGGGAGCTTACCTGGAGCAGCAGCGGCGGGCAGCGGGGCGGCAGGCACTGAGCACGGAGCACGGAGCACGGAGCACGGAGCACGGAGCACGGAGCACGGAGCACGGAGCGGACCTCCTCTCAGGAAAGTGATGCGCTGAGCGGACACGCATTTGAATTAGAGCTCGTTGGCTCATGCTGCTCGCtagcgccccctgctgtgtgCTCTGGCTGAGGACCACTGCAGGAGCAACAGCGCGGACCTGTTCCAAAAATAGGTcttctatttaaaaaatagtGCTGATTGAGCGGACTGGGTGTTCGctgaaaaaagagggaagagtCGTCATTATTCATGGTGTAAAAAgtattcaaaagtcagaggctacttgagtaaaagtaaatatttcattcatattaaatatttaaagtgCTGGAATcggaaatactttattgattcccaaGGGGAAGTCGGGTCggttgcagttgctcaatttTTCAAGAGAAGAAAtatgagaaatagaaaaagacatAAGAAATATAAACGTGTGCCttacaaatgtgtaaaaaaagtatgtgcattatgtctaaataaatatatgttcttaagtatcaaaagtaattttgTCAGTAAACACAAATTTAGATAgagtatatatttaaaaaaatataacgCCTTTTCTCAAGTTGTCTCAAACTGTAAGGAGTGTATAAAATGTTATCAAGATGTCCTGCATTCCTTAATTCTTTTTTACTTTGTGCATCTTTTAACAAACATATTCAATGCCAGAATCAAGATCCATTTAGTTATATCTGTTTAATAAATACACATTGGCCTACAATCTGTATCTGAACGGTGAGTTTCTACttactgtatctatctatctattatttaATCGCTTCAGCTCAGACATTGTCTTTCAGAGACTGTAGTGGGCTCAAAGCTAGTGTGAAACTAGATGACTTGAGGAATCcacagattgattgattgagcaTGTCTAGGGTGCTGGCAAGCGGGCTAAATACTGCTTCAAAGTTGGGCTAcattttggcaagggaaaaactAGCATGGCTATTTCCAGTGAGGTCCcttgacctccagatgtgtgaatgaaaatggattctctgggcagccacggctctcccctttgcagacatgcccaccttctgctaatcccatgcagttcgggccacaaaccctgcagtccacatgtgttcttgtggcctgttgtaaaatggtgtgtttgtgcagactggggcctaaacagtcttggagctgcatcagttggctttgactggaaagctgagactcttgtggattcaatgagccacatttgattcatgtgtgatgatgctggcccccatagcagccatttcactgcagtcagagcattttttcaaTCTggacgtcactgtataaaatgacctataagTGACCTCTAGGATCATCAGTGCACAGGGGTACAATTAGGTCCATCACTAAAATTATGTATGAGAAATTTAGATGAAACATTGAATAACATCCATCTGTGCATCCAAACAATAATATAATCCACTATACAGAGCCATGACAAACAGTAGGTCCAGCATTAGTTCATGTCCATTGTAAATAATAACTGTCTCATGTATATTGTAACATCTGGTACATTTTAAGTCCCCCTTGATTTTCAATCCAATAAGTGTGTGGGTGAGCCTGGTCTCACAGTCCACTTCTAACGGTGGGCAACAGGAGAAAAGCCGGCACTGAACTCTCTTCTCCTCAGATCTATGCAAATGATGTCCGGCCAATGGAGGATGCATAGCTAATGAAAGTCAGTCAAACTATCAGATCAAGCACTGCAGATAAAATGTGTGCCAAGAAGCAGCAACAGAGgcaaattacagtaaatatttcaattaaacAACAGGTTAATCAATAAATCGTTTCTCAAAATTTCAGAGAATTATTATGTTAATGTAATTTTACTAAAGAGGTAGTGATTATGAGAAACCTTCATGTCAACTGGGGTGAGAAGTCCTGTAGAAAACACCTTAAAATTGACAGTTTTAATCTTTCTCTGGTAGTGAAAGCAGCAACAAGAATTACTAATTCTACCAATACACAGAAAAATCTAACTTCTAGTAACATAATTTATAAATCCGACTATGATTATTGCCTTCTCTAATCGCAATATGATCCTAATGGCAAGGAAAATAACTAACAGACAAAATCCTACACATGGCAAAGGTCTTTAATTTTTGAggattttaaagtttattaagCGGGATGTCAGCTCTATACAGAAAAATTACATAGTATAACTAAGGAATTCACACACAAAGTCAGACAAAAGTAGAAAGTTATCAtttccctggataaatgagaGTATTTGAAAACTGATGAAAGAACAAGACCTGCTCTAAAACTGTCTGTGAAATCTTAACCCATTATAGAGCAGCATTTACAACACTAAGGAACAAAAGGGGGAATGGGGAAATGATTTGGAATCAAATAAAGAAGACAACAGGGCAAAATATTATTAGGCCAATTCAACTGAGTATCAATGGCAATCTCTCAAGTTCAAGCTcaggtttatttaaagcccagtatcactgCAGACAATACTGTAATATTGAACGTGGCAAAATATGGTTGCATAAAGCTTCCCCATGCAATGAGTGGTGTCACCTTCTGGTAAACAACTCCAGCATAATATCAGAAAACTGTCTGCATGTTCCTCAGTAACAGATCATATGATGGACCTGATGTATGTGTTTCTGGGGAAAGGTTACAGGGTTGTTTTAACTCTGAGTTACTGTCATTTCTAAATGCCTAATGTACTTCACTTTTACAATGTCTTTGTAGTCTTAGGCTGCCCTGTAACAGACAGAGGGACTACTAGTGGAAAGTAGCATACTTGCTAAATTGGGTGCATTTACAGTTTGttaaatgttcattaatgtgcacaGTCCTTTTATGAATATATAAAGGTGAAATTTGACGAGGAGAGGCAGAAGTCAGAATGGGGAAAAATTTAAGTTACAAAATacatagaggaggaggagggaacgaacatggaagaaaaaatgaggaaaaaggggTGGGTGGGAAGGAAATTTATAGGGGAAAGGAGTGCAGGGGAATGAGGGCTAGTTTTTCATAGACTGAATGCTTGCTGTACCAGattgtcatttttctgttggAAGCTGAATGCTACTGTTTAGCACACTGAACATTATTCAGATAGAGGTTCACGGTCCAGGGTTGTACAGCAAAAGAGAACTCACTTCTACATGTAACTTGTAGAAAAAACTATTAACACTTTTAgttttactgtactgtaatattttaaatattttgcaatAAACCTGTCACTATATACTTTAATAAATCCAAAAATGAGGAATCTGTAATATTACATTCCAAAGTGCTAGTGTTTTTTCAATGTAGTTTATTTATCTCTGAAACCTGGTTAATCTTACCGATTTCATGGTGTTTACAAGAAACCAAGGCTCACTCATAGCCTCAGTTTCTTGTAGACAGGTGTGTAGGAAGATCTGTCCAAGAGAGAAGATTCCCACACACTGTCTGAACACTTGAAGTAAGCTTTATTAAGAACACAATGGTCCAGCACTTAGTCCTGCATCAGGTGAAGTTTATTGCAAGTGTTAAGACAGTGTGCAGgaatcttctcttctcttggtAATATCAAGCATGCTAAAACTatcattttaaaacaactgtgttTGAATGAATTGGAAACATCTCAAAGCAAGTTGTTTTAGCACAGAGAACTGTCTTTACTGCAAGATCATGATAACAGACTGAATAAACTGTTGATGGTCATATTGACAGCATACCACCAGAACTACATAACTAAATCTGGCCACTGATATCTGTATCTGTAGAATATatcacagacatgaaaaacatctatttttttaataaattattttagccACTGAAGCAAGCATAGCCTCCACTTTCTCACTTCAATTGAGAAAATGGAGACGATGCTTGTGTGGGTTTTCAGGGATGCTGAAGAGGTAAATCTTGGTCCCATGTTGCTGTAACCTTCTATTCCAGAGATATAAAAAATGATATGGGCCATTATCTAAGACACAGTCAACATAAAAAGACAGGACTGGTGCAGTCTGTGTGGACACCACACACACGTGAGCTGCAGCAGTTCAGCGAGGCAGCCTGCATCTCTAACCACAACACTGACTACAAAGGGTTTGGACTTCCCCCTGACTGATGCAGTACACTGTGTCTAGTTTGTTGTCCTGGTACTGTTTGATTATTCAGCTCAACCAGCcactctgcagcttcacctgctgCTACTTTCACCAGTACACTTATGCCCTCTGACATCTCTACGTCTGCTGAACTGTCTCTTACACACGTTACAACTGAACGGATGGTCTTTTGCGTGGACTCTCATGTGTTTCTTTATGACACTTTTCTGTGTAAAACCTTTACCGcaaactgagcagctaaatggtttctctcctgtgtgaactCTCATGTGAATACTTACGTTACTTTTAAAGGCAAAACTTTTACCACAGACAGAacagctgaatggtttctctcctgtgtgaactCTCATGTGAATGTTAACGTTACTTTTAAATGTGAAACCTTtcccacagactgagcagctaaatggtttctctcccgtgtggactctcatgtgaaTGTTTAAGGCACTTTTCTGTGTAAAACttgtaccacagagtgagcagctAAACggcttctctcctgtgtggactctcatatGAATGTTTATAGAACTTTTCTGTGTAAAATTTgcaccacagagtgagcagctaaatggtttctcacctgtgtggattctcatgtgacTGTTTAAGTGCCCTTTCTGCATAAAACCTTTACCACAGACCAGACAGCTAAAtggtttttctcctgtgtggattctcatgtgtttgtCCAAATTGCCTTTAAATGTGAAAcatttaccacagagtgagcagctaaattgtttctctcctgtgtggattctcatgtgacTGTCTAAGGCACTTTTCTGTGTAAAACTTGTACCGCACTgtgagcagctaaatggtttctctcctgtgtggactcttgTGTGAATGTTTAAGgcatttttatgtgtaaaagtaataccacagagtgagcagctaaacggtttctctcctgtgtgtacCCTCATATGAACGTTTAAGGAACTTTTCTGTCTAAAATgtgtaccacagagtgagcagctgaatggtttttctcctgtgtggattctcatgtgacTGTTTAATGCACTTTTCTGTCTAAAATgtgtaccacagagtgagcagctaaatggtttctccTTTGTGTGGAccctcatgtgtgtgtttaagctaCTTTTACATCTGAAACCTTTACCACAGACTGAacagctaaatggtttctctcctgtgtggattctcatgtgacTGTTTAAGTCACTTTTCCTTGTAGAACTTTTGCCACAGACTGAGCAACAatttggtttctctctcttgtgcatcatgatgtgtgtgtttaaatgttctttttgttcAAAGCTTGTACCACACACATCGCAAGTACATTGATTCTCTCCTGTGCTCTTGCTCACAAAGCAGGAGGACGGTTTCTCTCCATCAGCATCTGTTTCCATCTGTTTAGTTGAGCCGCTCACTAAAGGCTCCACCTCTCCTTTCCCCTCAGGCTGGCTTTGATGAAGCTGTAAGGACTGGACtttctcttcatcatcctcactcttcacagtgacaggaaagaaTTGGAACTGGGTGACATcgtgaagctgctctccctcctgattggtccacagttcctcctgctcctctttaatgtgtgggggctctggctcctcctggtccagACTGGAGGtcagctcctgctgctcagggagATCCTCTTCTTTaaccaccagcagctgctgaggcatcactgaaacacacacatacacatattaagGGAAACCATGCTTGGACATTTACCTTAGCCAATCATCATTTCTTCATCATGTCTGTGAGATCCATGATGCTGTCTTTGCAGTATGACGAAAACCACATCTGGAAGTACAAAGTCATTTGTCTCCCAAAAAAATGGCAGTGACAATGCCACTAAGAACACACAGGCTTTCTGAACATGGTCCACTGTCTGTCTAAACTAAGACTGCACATCATTTTAACTGATCAGTGGCCTGTAgcaaatgtcaaaatcaaattttCAAGGCCAATGATTCTCAAGGGAAACAAGTTTAAACTTAAGATCTGGCCCCTACGCACACACTCCACAAATCCTTAAGATTCGACACACTTCTCAGTGGAACTGATACATTCTATCATCTGACCCCTCACTCAGCTGGTTTTGTGCTACCAAAATTTATCACTGCTCCTTGTATCACAGCAACAATACATTTTAAGCATTAACTTTTTCTTGTCAGTTCCCATACGCAATAGTAATTTCTAAATACATTATGTAAatgatcttgtttttgttttgtttttttgtttgtttcttgttgtaCACTTTATTACCCTTGGCTGTTgatttgaaataatattttggCTATAGCctttttagtttcagtttctaTAGCCTCTAAAGTTGGAGTAAGCTGATAATACCATCAAATAATACCATGCATACATTTAAGCATGAACACTTAAGTGAGGAACGTCTCTAATTCACATTCCatgaaatttctcttttttctcgtCTTACTGATGTTGAGGTGGTAGTTTTTTGATCATGCAGAGAGGGGAATCTCAGGTGCAGGGCGCATTTAAATATTGCACGTTGATTAGGATGTTCAAATGTGCTTGGATTCATGCCTACGCACAGATTCATACATCAGGGCTgcattccaaatcgcatacttctactttttacttttagtatgtgctgcagctgcccttacaaagtatgtagtgtagtatgcagtatgcatgggtatgcatactattgggacacactacatatgTCATCCCTGAACTGCGACCCTCTTGCTTACTTCCGCCGCCATCCGTGGTGCCACATTTGCgatatgtgtgttgtgttgtcctCCATGTTTACATCTCAGTCAGTGCAACATAACATCTgttgcacaaaggattgtgggtcagaatggccagagaagcatgctgacatgcatactgcaaaatctgaccaggtgtagtagaacatcctcgtactcttggcatactgcatctgacacactatgtattgggacatactaattctttttcttgcatactaaatagtatggtagtatgagtactGGAACGCATGGCTGGATGTTTTCAAAATAGTCTTtgtacatgaggcccctggtgtTTTGTGCCATCTACTGGAATTGATTTTagttgatttttgttgttgtttagttGTTCTAACTTGgtgtcttgtttttattattactgatcagtattgttattttattttataggaAATCTATATTTGCTGAACTCTAAGCTGAGCAAACTGCTGTGCTTTAAGTTCTGTCTCTAAGGGAGAGACTGGAATATGTTGCACACAGCCTGCCAATAAATTTACCCACCTGGCTTTGCTAAACTCTCCTCAGAGCT is part of the Myripristis murdjan chromosome 7, fMyrMur1.1, whole genome shotgun sequence genome and harbors:
- the LOC115362119 gene encoding oocyte zinc finger protein XlCOF6-like codes for the protein MSGCCVNGCRNRYSKGGLKFYRIPTGSRPFQSNRRRLWLQAIKRVDWTETTIKNARICGAHFISGEASLDWRSPDFVPSVFVYTKQSQKPEAKMERNHRKRRRDDMVNIPPDQPGPSETPEQETSMDDCPVMPQQLLVVKEEDLPEQQELISSLDQEEPEPPHIKEEQEELWTNQEGEQLHDVTQFQFFPVTVKSEDELMPQQLLVVKEEDLPEQQELTSSLDQEEPEPPHIKEEQEELWTNQEGEQLHDVTQFQFFPVTVKSEDDEEKVQSLQLHQSQPEGKGEVEPLVSGSTKQMETDADGEKPSSCFVSKSTGENQCTCDVCGTSFEQKEHLNTHIMMHKREKPNCCSVCGKSSTRKSDLNSHMRIHTGEKPFSCSVCGKGFRCKSSLNTHMRVHTKEKPFSCSLCGTHFRQKSALNSHMRIHTGEKPFSCSLCGTHFRQKSSLNVHMRVHTGEKPFSCSLCGITFTHKNALNIHTRVHTGEKPFSCSQCGTSFTQKSALDSHMRIHTGEKQFSCSLCGKCFTFKGNLDKHMRIHTGEKPFSCLVCGKGFMQKGHLNSHMRIHTGEKPFSCSLCGANFTQKSSINIHMRVHTGEKPFSCSLCGTSFTQKSALNIHMRVHTGEKPFSCSVCGKGFTFKSNVNIHMRVHTGEKPFSCSVCGKSFAFKSNVSIHMRVHTGEKPFSCSVCGKGFTQKSVIKKHMRVHAKDHPFSCNVCKRQFSRRRDVRGHKCTGESSSR